From Priestia filamentosa, a single genomic window includes:
- a CDS encoding PLP-dependent aminotransferase family protein, with protein sequence MEWKLDKTSRTPLYQQIVDELERKISYGEYPPGTRLLPERKLAEKLEVNRMTVVHAYDELSARGFLERKRGSGTIVSSTNWGVFSKNETNWRRYVEGGSFRTSYPLVQRIREMASEGDIDFDLASGELSKDLFPTELLQHCLKTCPFPEDLSYVHQQGFLPLRKTLSSHLKEAYRIKASPSSILITSGAQQALYLITQCLLSPGDAIAIEAPSYLYSLPLFQSAGLRIFGLPVDENGIIPRDAQKLYKEKNIRMIFLNPTYQNPTGTVLNKKRRKHILEIAESLGIPVVEDDPFSSLSFEEHHHKPIKSYDTNGNVLYIGSLSKVAASSLRIGWITGPEAVIQRLGEAKQQMDFGLSVFPQTIANELLQSSSFLIHQHHLIRELKERRDEMIQALKDVLGDEITFSIPMGGLHILGKLNKKVSDKQLVEQTIKNKLLYMPGSIYGMGDGYVRFTFARLRKEKIRDAIGRFSQSLHSL encoded by the coding sequence ATGGAATGGAAACTAGATAAAACAAGCAGAACCCCTTTATATCAACAAATTGTAGATGAGCTTGAACGAAAAATATCCTATGGTGAATATCCACCTGGGACACGTCTTCTCCCGGAACGAAAATTAGCCGAAAAACTTGAAGTGAACCGAATGACTGTTGTACATGCCTATGATGAGCTTTCTGCCCGAGGATTTTTGGAACGAAAACGTGGAAGCGGGACGATTGTTAGTTCAACAAACTGGGGCGTATTTTCGAAAAACGAAACAAACTGGCGTCGCTATGTTGAAGGTGGGTCTTTTCGGACTTCCTATCCTCTTGTGCAAAGGATCCGCGAGATGGCGAGTGAAGGAGATATTGACTTTGATTTAGCAAGTGGCGAACTTTCAAAAGATTTGTTTCCAACAGAACTTTTACAACATTGTCTAAAAACTTGCCCTTTCCCAGAAGACTTAAGCTATGTTCATCAACAAGGATTCTTGCCGCTAAGAAAAACGCTCTCTTCTCACCTGAAAGAAGCGTATCGGATTAAAGCTTCACCTTCGTCGATTTTAATTACATCAGGCGCCCAGCAGGCTCTCTATCTTATTACCCAATGTTTGCTAAGCCCTGGCGATGCCATAGCAATTGAAGCTCCTTCCTATCTTTACTCGCTTCCTTTATTCCAATCAGCAGGTTTAAGAATTTTTGGACTTCCTGTTGACGAGAATGGCATTATTCCAAGAGATGCCCAAAAGCTCTACAAGGAGAAAAACATCCGTATGATTTTTCTCAATCCAACCTATCAAAACCCAACTGGAACGGTCTTAAATAAAAAACGGAGGAAGCATATTTTAGAAATAGCTGAGTCTCTTGGCATTCCAGTTGTGGAAGATGATCCATTTAGTTCTCTTTCATTCGAAGAACATCATCATAAACCAATTAAATCATATGATACAAACGGAAATGTTTTGTATATTGGTTCCCTCTCTAAAGTAGCCGCTTCAAGCTTACGAATCGGTTGGATAACAGGACCTGAAGCTGTTATTCAGCGGCTTGGAGAAGCAAAACAACAAATGGATTTCGGGCTAAGTGTGTTTCCGCAAACTATCGCAAATGAACTTTTACAATCCTCTTCTTTCCTTATTCATCAACACCATCTTATTCGAGAATTAAAAGAGCGACGGGATGAGATGATACAGGCTTTGAAAGATGTATTGGGAGATGAAATAACCTTTTCCATCCCAATGGGAGGTCTTCATATTTTAGGAAAGTTAAACAAAAAAGTAAGCGATAAACAGCTTGTAGAACAAACGATAAAAAACAAGCTTTTATATATGCCAGGAAGCATATATGGAATGGGGGACGGCTACGTTAGATTCACATTTGCACGACTGCGAAAGGAAAAAATAAGAGATGCTATTGGACGATTTTCTCAATCGTTGCATTCGTTATAA
- a CDS encoding carbon-nitrogen hydrolase family protein gives MEKVRVAVVQAASVIMDRKESIKKAVSLTKEAGEKSAKIVVFPEAFIPAYPRGLTFGATVGSRSEEGRKDFLRYLENAIVVPSEETHILGEAAKKAGVYLIIGVIEREGDGSRSTLYCSVLFFGPDGKLLGKHRKLKPTGSERLIWGEGDGSTLPVFHTPYGRIGTLICWENYMPLARAAMYAKGVDLYIAPTADAREVWQSTIRHIAVEGRCFVLSCNQYVNKEMYPKDLACFSDLESSPNEMCRGGSAIVGPLGDYIKEPVWGREEIMIADLNLKEIAASRFDFDVVGHYARPDVFHLTVNETKREQVTWENKKEENR, from the coding sequence ATGGAAAAAGTGAGAGTAGCAGTTGTACAAGCGGCTTCTGTTATTATGGATAGAAAAGAAAGTATTAAAAAAGCCGTATCTTTAACAAAAGAAGCAGGAGAAAAATCGGCAAAAATCGTTGTGTTTCCAGAAGCATTTATCCCTGCTTATCCAAGGGGCTTAACGTTCGGAGCAACGGTTGGCAGTCGTTCTGAAGAGGGAAGAAAAGATTTTTTACGCTACTTGGAAAACGCGATTGTTGTTCCAAGTGAAGAAACGCATATTCTTGGTGAAGCAGCTAAAAAAGCGGGAGTTTACTTAATTATTGGCGTTATTGAACGAGAAGGAGATGGAAGCAGAAGCACGCTTTATTGCTCCGTTTTATTTTTTGGACCTGATGGTAAGCTTCTTGGCAAGCATCGTAAGCTAAAGCCAACAGGTTCGGAGCGTCTAATATGGGGAGAAGGAGATGGAAGCACGCTCCCTGTTTTCCATACTCCTTATGGAAGAATAGGAACGCTTATCTGCTGGGAAAATTACATGCCGCTTGCTCGTGCTGCAATGTATGCAAAAGGGGTAGATCTTTATATTGCTCCAACGGCAGATGCAAGAGAGGTATGGCAATCTACAATTCGTCATATTGCAGTTGAAGGGCGATGCTTTGTACTTTCATGTAATCAATATGTAAATAAAGAGATGTATCCAAAAGATTTAGCATGCTTTTCTGATTTGGAATCTTCCCCCAATGAAATGTGCCGAGGGGGAAGTGCGATTGTAGGACCTCTTGGAGACTATATAAAAGAGCCTGTATGGGGAAGAGAAGAAATAATGATAGCCGATCTGAATTTAAAGGAAATTGCGGCAAGTCGCTTTGATTTTGATGTTGTTGGCCACTATGCAAGACCAGATGTGTTTCATCTTACAGTAAATGAAACAAAGAGAGAGCAAGTAACGTGGGAAAATAAAAAAGAAGAGAATAGATAG
- a CDS encoding YheC/YheD family protein: MSSKSFKTNRKKKVVHFNGKRNHFALSLGISFPESIKFNKKEAFFRFLSNYENILMKPTSNHSSPTFQVLKDEKGSYKVLTPEGSFLFVDKESLFTFLTSKIKTSYIIQQHIPFLQLKKRPFSLKVKVKKQPEGNWDITEKYVKVKSISGQETDILTVKETFSLLNLPLETLTSLDENILKVVKKLERKARTYSMWEISIGIDEQKKLWVTKANSKPLYIKEQKQNVYTVLKSDESLQHVLPQTHVMNSEEVLWNMLDEHKTIILKPVFGRLGSGVIKVSVQPLSYLIQYRNENKQFLTKKEAFTFLQSMIDNQTYLVQQYIDLATIEGRPLDLRIIVQRNEHSEWVVTGKYAKVASLGYFTTNLATDADVLAIEEAIEKSGLGHLNITKLLQDLDSIALKTAVKLGDISLHQRIWGLDVGIDQKGRIFIIEVNSRPGTKGFRKLKNLDMYKTIRHYKKL; the protein is encoded by the coding sequence ATGTCTAGTAAATCATTCAAAACTAATAGAAAAAAGAAAGTTGTTCATTTTAACGGAAAACGTAATCATTTTGCTCTTTCCTTAGGAATCTCATTTCCAGAAAGTATTAAATTTAACAAAAAGGAAGCGTTTTTTCGATTTTTAAGTAACTATGAAAATATTTTAATGAAACCCACTTCTAATCATAGTTCACCTACTTTTCAAGTTCTAAAAGATGAGAAAGGTTCTTACAAAGTTCTTACTCCTGAAGGGTCTTTCCTTTTCGTCGATAAAGAAAGCCTATTCACTTTCTTAACTTCTAAAATCAAGACCTCTTATATCATTCAACAGCATATCCCCTTCCTTCAATTAAAAAAACGTCCTTTTTCTTTAAAAGTAAAAGTTAAAAAACAACCAGAAGGCAATTGGGATATAACAGAAAAATATGTAAAAGTAAAAAGTATATCAGGGCAAGAAACAGATATTTTAACCGTAAAAGAAACATTTTCCCTCTTAAATCTTCCGCTTGAAACCCTTACCTCTCTTGATGAGAACATTTTAAAAGTAGTAAAAAAACTTGAAAGGAAAGCTCGGACATATTCCATGTGGGAAATAAGCATCGGAATTGATGAGCAAAAGAAGCTTTGGGTCACAAAAGCAAATTCAAAGCCCCTTTATATCAAAGAGCAAAAACAAAATGTTTATACTGTCTTAAAAAGTGATGAGTCTCTTCAACATGTTTTACCTCAAACACACGTCATGAACAGTGAAGAAGTTTTATGGAATATGCTTGATGAGCATAAAACAATTATTTTAAAGCCTGTTTTTGGAAGATTAGGGTCAGGGGTTATTAAAGTTTCTGTTCAACCACTTTCTTATCTTATTCAATACCGAAACGAAAATAAGCAATTCCTCACAAAAAAAGAAGCTTTTACATTTTTACAGTCTATGATAGATAATCAAACTTATCTTGTTCAACAATACATTGATCTTGCAACGATTGAGGGACGCCCACTTGATTTGCGTATCATTGTCCAACGAAACGAGCACTCGGAGTGGGTTGTGACTGGTAAGTATGCGAAAGTTGCAAGTCTTGGTTATTTCACAACAAACCTTGCAACAGATGCCGATGTATTGGCGATCGAAGAAGCTATTGAAAAGTCAGGGCTTGGTCATCTCAATATCACTAAACTTCTTCAAGATTTAGACTCTATTGCCCTTAAAACAGCAGTAAAACTCGGAGATATTTCTCTTCATCAACGGATTTGGGGACTTGACGTTGGTATTGATCAAAAAGGGCGCATTTTCATTATTGAAGTAAATTCCCGTCCAGGTACCAAAGGGTTTCGAAAACTTAAAAACCTAGATATGTATAAAACCATTCGGCACTACAAAAAGTTATAA